A genomic region of Chitinophagaceae bacterium contains the following coding sequences:
- a CDS encoding FAD-dependent oxidoreductase, with translation MPKNIKKTIVPEFGMDFEGKYLTRVDTNRKIVVVGAGAFGGWTALTLLKNGYNVTLIDTWGGGNYRSSSGGETRLIRSVYGNNEFYTQLAMRSMQIFKDFEHDIRRKILFETGNLWFVDKKNDIEIQAAIGLMEKYGIHYEILSQQDIMSRFPLVCPRKRDYFLLEKNAGYLLAREITMEVVNQFIKYGGNYTCGEVKPGTIENNTMDSLLIQNERVFENSFYIFACGPWLKTIFPDLLGTELQVTKQEVFFFGLTEEEATHYEKYPTWIDMGGKEIYYGIPSDISRGFKIASDTRGESFNPTNGNRVITPKNVEKARNYIKKTFAYTGELPLIQSRVCQYENTINGNFIIDNHPMAADNVLIVGGGSGHGFKHGPAIGELILHTLQAKKPVYNFLRIKK, from the coding sequence ATGCCAAAAAATATAAAAAAAACGATTGTACCAGAATTTGGAATGGATTTTGAAGGGAAGTATCTTACACGAGTAGATACAAATAGAAAGATTGTGGTAGTAGGTGCGGGAGCATTTGGAGGTTGGACCGCTCTCACATTATTAAAAAACGGTTATAACGTAACCCTCATTGACACATGGGGCGGTGGAAATTATAGATCTAGTTCGGGTGGAGAGACCCGATTAATTCGTTCTGTATATGGGAATAATGAATTCTATACACAATTAGCGATGCGTTCTATGCAAATCTTTAAGGATTTTGAGCATGATATTCGTCGAAAAATACTGTTTGAGACTGGGAATCTTTGGTTTGTAGATAAGAAAAATGATATAGAAATACAGGCGGCAATTGGACTAATGGAAAAATATGGAATCCACTATGAAATACTCTCTCAACAAGATATTATGAGTAGGTTTCCACTTGTATGTCCCCGCAAACGGGATTATTTTTTATTAGAAAAAAATGCGGGGTACCTCCTTGCAAGAGAAATAACAATGGAAGTAGTAAATCAATTTATAAAATATGGAGGAAATTATACGTGTGGAGAAGTAAAACCAGGAACCATAGAAAACAATACCATGGACTCTCTTCTCATACAAAACGAAAGAGTATTTGAGAATAGTTTTTATATATTTGCTTGCGGTCCTTGGCTGAAAACAATATTTCCTGATCTATTAGGAACGGAACTACAGGTTACGAAACAAGAAGTTTTCTTTTTTGGATTAACAGAAGAAGAAGCCACACATTATGAAAAATACCCTACTTGGATAGATATGGGGGGTAAAGAAATATATTATGGTATTCCAAGTGATATTTCTAGAGGTTTCAAAATAGCTTCAGATACAAGAGGAGAAAGTTTTAACCCTACAAATGGAAATAGAGTTATTACACCTAAAAATGTGGAAAAAGCCAGAAATTATATAAAAAAAACTTTTGCTTATACAGGAGAGCTTCCTCTTATTCAATCAAGGGTATGTCAATATGAAAATACTATAAACGGAAATTTTATAATAGATAATCATCCTATGGCAGCTGATAATGTTTTGATTGTAGGAGGAGGATCTGGGCATGGGTTTAAGCACGGACCAGCAATAGGAGAACTTATCTTGCACACACTACAGGCAAAAAAACCAGTGTATAATTTTTTACGTATCAAGAAGTAA
- the sdaAA gene encoding L-serine ammonia-lyase, iron-sulfur-dependent, subunit alpha — MKILFENFKEWKEYCQANNVELYTPVLEYEKELKGKTESDILEKMHVAFSVMREAVKTGLTSDTTSRSGMINNGGKKVYSQANPVLSREFQNLIAYTLSAKEVNSCMGRVVAAPTAGASGILPGTLTSLQEIHHIPDEKIIKGMLIAAGIGLIIEKKASVSGAVGGCQAETGSAAAMASGVIVYCLNGSIDQVFNAVAITIQCMLGLVCDPVAGLVEVPCVVRNASAAVIAYSSAQIAIADVSSVIPVDECIDAMGEIGQAMESRYKETAEGGLANTKTAREIAKRVLKNDVKTLHL; from the coding sequence ATGAAAATACTATTTGAGAATTTTAAAGAATGGAAAGAATACTGTCAAGCAAATAATGTGGAACTCTATACTCCTGTTTTAGAATATGAAAAAGAATTGAAGGGGAAAACAGAATCGGACATATTAGAAAAAATGCACGTTGCATTTTCAGTGATGAGAGAAGCAGTAAAAACAGGATTAACATCAGATACCACATCTCGTTCGGGAATGATAAATAATGGTGGAAAAAAAGTGTACTCCCAAGCAAATCCCGTTTTATCTCGAGAATTTCAAAATTTAATAGCATATACTTTATCCGCAAAAGAGGTAAATTCTTGTATGGGAAGGGTAGTAGCTGCACCAACTGCGGGAGCATCGGGAATTTTACCTGGAACCCTCACTTCTCTTCAAGAAATACATCATATCCCTGATGAAAAAATAATAAAAGGAATGCTTATAGCTGCGGGTATAGGACTTATAATAGAAAAAAAAGCATCCGTTTCAGGAGCAGTCGGAGGATGTCAAGCAGAAACAGGTTCTGCCGCTGCAATGGCATCGGGAGTTATTGTATATTGTCTCAATGGAAGTATAGATCAGGTTTTTAATGCAGTAGCAATTACTATACAATGTATGCTTGGCTTAGTATGCGACCCTGTAGCGGGCTTAGTAGAAGTTCCTTGTGTGGTGAGGAATGCAAGTGCAGCGGTTATTGCCTATTCTTCCGCTCAGATCGCAATTGCAGATGTAAGTAGTGTTATACCTGTTGATGAATGTATAGATGCTATGGGAGAAATTGGGCAGGCAATGGAGTCCCGCTACAAAGAAACAGCCGAAGGAGGATTAGCAAACACAAAAACAGCAAGAGAAATAGCCAAAAGAGTACTGAAAAATGATGTGAAAACTCTCCATTTATAA
- a CDS encoding glutamine synthetase III produces MAILRFQALDVVNRRERVEVKYPSGKVSDYFGNHVFGLEEMQKILSATDFKKVESIIKEGKKIDIQTADAVAAGVKLWAMNKGANYYTHWFQPLTGSTAEKHDSFFDSLKNIEIFRGSALVQQEPDASSFPSGGMRSTFEARGYSAWDPSSHMFLIENTLCIPTIFVSYTGETLDYKTPLLKTIDVLDKVATKVCHLFDSSINRVFSTLGWEQEYFVIDRALYNARPDLMMTGRTVFGHHPARGQQLDDHYFGTISPRVLDFMKEFEIECHILGIPVKTRHNEVAPSQFEVAPMFEEMNLAVDHNQLLRDIMEKVALKHNLKVLFHEKPFAGVNGSGKHNNWSLSTDTGTNLLQPTNSARENLMFLTFFINVIKAVHEHSDLLRASIASYQNDFRLGANEAPPAIISIFIGQTLSKILDELETKGDIHIEKGENMYMKLGIDKIPEIILDNTDRNRTSPFAFTGNKFEFRAVGADANVSNPMMILNLIVADQLHSFYQTIEEKGELLEKEKRIAIIQVLREYIKSSKNIRFEGDGYSEEWKQEAKKRCLSNIKDTPQSLDFYITPKSIALFSKNNILSQREIQARHEIMLENYIKKAQIEARVIADICLNHIIPTAIAYHNTIITNALGIQELGINNTDMKQFVADISQQINFIRQQVQNMIQERKKVDALENHRDKAIAYCEHIKNKYFSAIRTSVDTLELVIDDEKWPLVKYRELLFLK; encoded by the coding sequence ATGGCTATTTTAAGATTTCAAGCATTAGATGTAGTAAACAGAAGGGAACGAGTAGAAGTGAAATACCCATCGGGGAAAGTATCAGATTATTTTGGAAACCATGTTTTTGGATTAGAAGAGATGCAAAAAATATTATCTGCTACGGACTTCAAAAAAGTAGAATCTATTATCAAAGAAGGTAAAAAAATAGATATACAAACAGCGGATGCTGTGGCAGCGGGAGTAAAATTGTGGGCGATGAATAAAGGAGCAAATTACTATACACATTGGTTTCAACCGCTTACGGGGTCTACCGCCGAAAAACATGATTCTTTTTTTGATTCTTTAAAAAATATAGAAATTTTTAGAGGAAGTGCTTTGGTACAGCAAGAACCTGATGCTTCTTCTTTTCCGAGTGGAGGAATGAGAAGTACTTTTGAAGCACGCGGATACTCCGCATGGGATCCCAGCTCGCATATGTTTTTAATAGAAAACACTCTTTGTATCCCTACTATATTTGTTTCTTATACAGGTGAAACTTTAGATTACAAAACTCCTCTTTTAAAAACAATTGATGTGTTAGACAAGGTAGCAACCAAAGTATGTCATCTTTTTGATAGTAGTATCAATAGGGTTTTTTCTACTTTGGGTTGGGAACAGGAATATTTTGTGATAGATAGAGCCCTCTATAATGCACGACCCGATTTAATGATGACGGGAAGAACTGTTTTTGGACATCACCCTGCAAGAGGACAACAATTAGATGACCACTACTTCGGAACTATTAGCCCTCGTGTTTTAGATTTTATGAAAGAATTTGAAATAGAATGCCATATATTAGGAATACCTGTAAAAACAAGACATAACGAAGTAGCCCCTTCACAGTTTGAGGTTGCGCCGATGTTTGAAGAAATGAATCTGGCAGTAGATCATAACCAGCTTTTGCGAGATATAATGGAAAAAGTAGCTCTCAAACACAATCTCAAAGTCCTATTTCATGAAAAACCATTTGCAGGAGTAAACGGAAGCGGAAAACATAATAATTGGTCACTCAGCACAGATACGGGAACAAATCTTTTACAACCTACCAATAGTGCGAGAGAAAACCTCATGTTCCTCACTTTTTTTATCAATGTCATAAAGGCAGTACACGAGCATTCCGACCTCTTGAGAGCAAGCATCGCATCATATCAAAATGACTTCCGATTAGGAGCTAATGAAGCCCCTCCTGCTATTATCTCTATATTTATCGGGCAAACCCTCTCTAAAATTTTAGATGAACTGGAGACAAAAGGGGATATCCACATAGAAAAAGGAGAAAATATGTATATGAAATTAGGTATTGATAAAATTCCCGAAATAATATTAGATAATACAGATAGAAACAGAACATCTCCTTTTGCTTTCACCGGAAATAAATTTGAATTCCGAGCTGTAGGTGCAGACGCAAATGTATCCAATCCTATGATGATACTTAATCTCATTGTTGCCGATCAACTTCATAGCTTTTACCAAACTATTGAGGAAAAAGGAGAACTTCTCGAAAAAGAAAAAAGAATTGCTATTATACAAGTGCTCAGAGAATACATAAAATCCTCAAAAAATATCCGTTTTGAAGGTGACGGATACTCTGAAGAATGGAAACAAGAAGCAAAAAAAAGATGCCTATCCAATATAAAAGATACTCCCCAATCTCTCGACTTCTACATAACCCCAAAATCCATAGCACTTTTCTCCAAAAATAACATATTGAGCCAAAGAGAAATCCAAGCAAGACACGAAATAATGTTAGAAAACTATATAAAAAAAGCACAAATAGAAGCACGAGTTATAGCAGATATTTGCTTAAATCATATAATACCTACTGCCATTGCATACCACAATACCATTATTACAAATGCCCTCGGTATCCAAGAATTAGGAATCAATAATACCGATATGAAACAATTTGTAGCAGATATATCACAACAAATAAATTTCATACGACAACAAGTTCAAAATATGATACAAGAAAGAAAAAAAGTAGATGCTTTAGAAAACCATAGAGACAAAGCCATTGCCTATTGTGAACATATTAAAAATAAATACTTTTCCGCAATACGTACTTCTGTCGATACATTAGAGCTCGTAATAGATGATGAAAAATGGCCTCTCGTAAAGTATAGAGAACTCTTATTTCTAAAGTAG
- a CDS encoding xanthine dehydrogenase family protein molybdopterin-binding subunit → MELTEKEIDGRIEAKSKVTGSGKYSAEYEVNNVCYGVLIGSTVAAGKMLRIHTEYAKKVEGVLDIISYFNKPIIPAFSTPEKIKASRYPFPIFHTDMIYYKGQHVALVLAKTLEDAQYAASLIEIEYETSSFKVNFFEEQVNIPLKNSDKERGSTDSWKNTTHIIESHYTIQAEVHHPMEPHATIAEWFGENRVKLYDKNQGVNSVQRIISNLFELKPENIEVVSEFVGGGFGSGLLVWSHTVAAVLAAKHLQQPVKIVLSRQQMFYSVGFRPASWQSITIGSDNEGNFLGLIHQHKNECSLLQNFSEGMGRISRICYAFPNLKTENAEVPLNISMPTWMRGPGECSGAFALECTIDELCYKLDMDPVQIRLKNISYEKHPDTQLPWSTHFVKECIEIGAEKIGWNKRQKQPAQALQNNWYEGYGMAVGMWGAGRTTASASVSIDKKGIMTVKSAMTDIGTGTGTGMLNIANSVTGMPKSNIKIQLGNSNLPPAPSQGGSIGFSSIVGAVEAASRAFVSKLIFYTSSLNIQFKDIKPEDVMLTENGIVLKTNSQTVSFKEILEHHKLESIEETATASTGEERKKLAFCVAAAHYCKLKIHKLTGKVVIEKYLVVVDGGKIINQKAATNQVTGAVIGGIGMALMEQKIVDKHTGSVIGDDFAGYHFPVNSDAPIIDVQFIDKPDYNSNPAGSKGIGEVGIIGSAAALANAIYNATGIRLKDLPITSEKMIRGI, encoded by the coding sequence ATGGAACTAACAGAAAAAGAAATAGACGGAAGAATAGAAGCGAAGTCCAAGGTTACAGGTTCGGGAAAATATTCCGCAGAATATGAAGTGAATAATGTATGTTATGGAGTATTGATTGGCAGTACCGTTGCTGCGGGTAAGATGCTCCGTATCCATACAGAATATGCAAAAAAAGTGGAAGGAGTGTTAGATATTATCTCTTATTTTAATAAACCTATTATACCAGCTTTTAGTACCCCTGAAAAAATAAAGGCATCACGGTATCCGTTTCCTATCTTTCATACAGATATGATTTATTATAAAGGACAACATGTTGCATTAGTTTTAGCAAAAACTCTTGAAGATGCTCAGTACGCAGCAAGTTTAATAGAAATAGAGTATGAGACAAGTTCTTTTAAAGTAAATTTTTTTGAGGAACAGGTAAATATTCCTTTAAAAAATTCTGATAAAGAACGTGGAAGTACCGATAGTTGGAAAAATACAACACATATTATAGAATCACACTATACGATCCAAGCAGAAGTACATCATCCTATGGAACCACATGCGACTATTGCAGAATGGTTTGGAGAAAATAGGGTAAAACTATACGATAAAAATCAAGGTGTCAATAGCGTGCAAAGGATTATAAGTAATTTATTTGAACTAAAACCTGAAAATATCGAAGTAGTAAGTGAATTTGTAGGAGGAGGATTCGGATCGGGATTATTAGTTTGGTCACATACTGTTGCTGCTGTATTAGCCGCAAAACATTTGCAACAACCCGTAAAAATAGTTTTGAGCCGACAGCAGATGTTCTATAGCGTGGGGTTTAGACCTGCATCTTGGCAAAGTATCACTATAGGTTCTGATAATGAAGGTAATTTTTTAGGACTCATTCACCAACATAAAAACGAGTGCTCTCTCCTCCAAAATTTTAGCGAAGGGATGGGAAGGATTTCAAGAATATGCTATGCTTTTCCAAATTTAAAAACAGAAAACGCAGAAGTACCTCTCAATATATCTATGCCTACTTGGATGCGTGGTCCTGGAGAATGTTCCGGAGCATTTGCTTTGGAATGCACAATAGATGAGCTGTGTTATAAATTAGATATGGACCCCGTTCAAATTCGTTTAAAAAATATTTCTTATGAAAAACACCCCGATACACAACTACCATGGTCAACCCATTTTGTAAAAGAATGTATTGAAATAGGAGCAGAAAAAATCGGATGGAATAAAAGACAAAAGCAACCAGCACAAGCACTCCAAAATAATTGGTATGAAGGATATGGAATGGCAGTAGGCATGTGGGGAGCAGGAAGAACAACTGCCAGTGCTTCTGTAAGTATTGATAAAAAAGGAATTATGACCGTAAAATCTGCAATGACCGATATTGGCACAGGGACAGGAACAGGGATGCTCAATATAGCAAATTCTGTAACCGGTATGCCGAAGTCAAATATCAAAATCCAATTAGGAAACTCAAACCTTCCTCCCGCACCAAGTCAAGGAGGAAGTATAGGTTTTTCTTCTATTGTAGGAGCAGTAGAAGCCGCAAGCAGAGCATTTGTATCAAAACTGATTTTCTACACATCATCGCTTAATATTCAATTTAAAGATATAAAACCAGAGGATGTAATGCTTACAGAAAACGGAATTGTATTAAAAACAAATTCTCAAACGGTGAGTTTTAAAGAAATATTAGAGCATCACAAATTGGAATCCATAGAAGAAACAGCAACCGCAAGCACAGGAGAAGAAAGAAAAAAACTTGCTTTTTGCGTTGCCGCTGCACATTATTGTAAACTAAAAATTCATAAACTTACCGGTAAGGTAGTAATAGAGAAATACCTTGTCGTAGTAGATGGAGGAAAAATTATTAACCAAAAAGCAGCAACAAACCAAGTTACAGGAGCTGTTATAGGAGGAATAGGGATGGCTTTAATGGAGCAAAAAATAGTAGATAAGCACACAGGTAGTGTTATAGGAGATGATTTTGCAGGGTACCATTTTCCTGTAAATTCAGATGCTCCTATTATTGATGTACAGTTTATTGACAAACCCGATTATAACAGTAACCCTGCGGGTTCTAAAGGAATAGGTGAAGTAGGTATTATTGGAAGTGCTGCTGCTCTAGCAAATGCTATCTATAACGCAACCGGTATTCGCTTAAAAGACCTCCCTATCACCTCTGAAAAAATGATAAGAGGTATATAA
- a CDS encoding FAD binding domain-containing protein produces the protein MKPFNFIQPHHIKDAIKSKKRDAQYLAGGTNLADLMKKNITQPDTLIDINKTDISDTIEKKGQSIIIGALVKNASVAENLIIKEHAPLLSKAILAGASQQIRNMATVGGNLLQKNRCPYFYDTTAPCNKRNVNSGCSAVNGDTRYTALVGYTKDCIAVFPSDMAVALSIYNAKIHCITKEGENQSLDIHNFYCLTNDNPIADNILPVNAIITSIEISIPFLTKNNSYVKLRDRDAYAFALVSVAAALDVKDDTIVEARLSSGGIAHKPWRWYEAEKFLVGKNPSFEIYKETADLIVKGINPPKTSTFKIPLLRGAIETALMQAINL, from the coding sequence ATGAAACCATTTAATTTTATACAACCGCATCATATAAAAGATGCTATAAAATCCAAAAAAAGAGATGCTCAGTACTTAGCGGGAGGAACAAATCTAGCAGATTTGATGAAAAAAAACATAACTCAACCCGATACTTTGATAGATATTAACAAAACGGATATTTCAGATACTATTGAAAAAAAAGGACAGAGTATTATCATTGGAGCATTAGTAAAAAATGCCTCGGTAGCCGAAAATTTAATAATAAAAGAACATGCTCCCCTTTTGAGTAAAGCAATATTAGCTGGGGCATCTCAACAAATAAGAAACATGGCAACCGTAGGTGGTAATCTTTTACAAAAAAACCGATGTCCTTATTTTTATGATACAACAGCACCGTGCAATAAACGAAATGTAAACTCTGGTTGTAGTGCTGTAAACGGTGATACTCGCTATACCGCATTAGTAGGGTATACAAAAGATTGCATTGCTGTTTTCCCATCAGACATGGCGGTTGCCCTTTCAATATATAATGCAAAAATTCATTGCATTACAAAAGAAGGGGAAAACCAATCTTTGGATATTCATAACTTTTATTGTCTTACAAATGATAACCCCATAGCAGATAATATATTACCAGTGAATGCTATTATCACCTCTATTGAAATTTCTATTCCATTTTTGACAAAAAATAATAGTTACGTAAAATTAAGAGATAGAGATGCTTACGCTTTTGCATTGGTGTCTGTTGCAGCAGCATTAGACGTAAAAGATGATACCATAGTGGAAGCAAGATTATCTTCAGGAGGCATTGCCCATAAACCATGGCGTTGGTATGAAGCAGAAAAATTTTTAGTGGGTAAAAATCCCTCTTTTGAAATATATAAAGAAACAGCAGATCTTATCGTGAAAGGTATCAACCCACCCAAGACAAGTACATTTAAAATCCCTTTACTTCGAGGAGCAATAGAAACAGCACTTATGCAAGCAATTAATTTATAA
- a CDS encoding (2Fe-2S)-binding protein, with protein MQFLFGAFLAISPIIKSFAVEIKERFVFPKKIKVLSLKVNQKDITLRVDTRSTLLDILRESLHLTGTKKGCDHGQCGACTVHINGKTALSCLTFATTLENKSITTIEGIAIDGALHPMQEAFISCDGFQCGYCTPGQIMSAIACVKENKANSIEEIKSFMSGNLCRCAAYNGIVQSIQKIVNQ; from the coding sequence ATGCAGTTTTTGTTTGGAGCTTTTTTGGCAATTTCACCGATTATAAAATCGTTTGCTGTGGAAATAAAAGAAAGGTTCGTTTTTCCTAAAAAAATAAAAGTATTATCTCTCAAAGTAAACCAAAAAGATATTACTTTACGGGTAGATACGCGTTCTACTTTATTAGATATATTAAGAGAAAGCTTGCATCTTACGGGAACAAAAAAAGGTTGCGATCATGGGCAATGCGGTGCTTGTACGGTACATATAAATGGTAAAACGGCATTGAGCTGTCTCACTTTTGCCACCACTCTGGAAAACAAATCCATCACTACTATAGAAGGTATTGCGATAGATGGTGCTTTACATCCCATGCAAGAAGCATTTATAAGTTGTGATGGTTTTCAATGTGGATATTGCACACCGGGGCAAATTATGTCGGCTATTGCGTGTGTGAAAGAAAATAAAGCTAATTCTATAGAAGAAATAAAATCATTTATGAGCGGAAATTTATGCCGATGCGCTGCTTATAATGGTATTGTTCAATCCATTCAAAAAATTGTAAACCAATGA
- a CDS encoding urocanate hydratase → MVQKKNFLEKYAKHPHYISPTGTSIHAKSWQTEAPLRMFLNNLDARVAEDPSRLIVYGGTGQAARNPEAAQKIIEHLLDLDEDHSLLIQSGKPVGIVRTHSMAPRVLIANSNLVPAWATWEHFQSLKERGLMMYGQMTAGSWIYIGSQGILQGTYETFVACGKTHFQNELKGKLIFSGGLGGMGGAQPLAATMAGATFLGVDVDAERIQKRIDTKYIDRITHNYEEAVGWSLEAKQKKQNISIGLVGNAVDVLKKLLQDAIIPDIVTDQTSAHDPLFGYVPHTISLSEAIDLRKTDPKKYQALAIESMTQHVRLMLQMKQKGSIVFDYGNNIRQYAQEGGEKHAFDFPGFVPAYIRPLFCEGQGPFRWVALSGDPEDIYCTDDAIMKAFPEKKHVIGWLQNAQKKISFQGLPARICWLGMGEREKAGLIFNDLVKQGKVKAPIVIGRDHLDCGSVASPNRETEAMMDGSDAVSDWTLLNLMSNTSGGATWVSFHHGGGVGIGFSQHAGMVILADGTERAEKCIKNVLYNDPAMGIFRHADAGYPIAKNIMESQKMF, encoded by the coding sequence ATGGTACAAAAAAAAAATTTTTTAGAAAAATATGCAAAGCATCCGCATTATATATCCCCTACAGGAACAAGTATTCACGCAAAAAGTTGGCAAACAGAAGCCCCTCTCAGAATGTTTTTAAATAACTTAGACGCAAGGGTAGCGGAAGATCCTTCTCGTCTCATCGTTTATGGAGGAACGGGACAGGCGGCACGTAATCCCGAAGCGGCTCAAAAAATTATAGAACATCTGTTAGATTTAGATGAGGACCATAGTTTACTTATCCAATCCGGAAAACCTGTGGGAATAGTACGAACACATAGTATGGCACCTCGTGTTTTAATAGCAAACTCTAATTTAGTTCCCGCATGGGCTACTTGGGAGCATTTTCAATCTTTGAAAGAACGTGGACTGATGATGTATGGGCAAATGACTGCGGGAAGTTGGATTTATATAGGTTCACAGGGTATTTTACAAGGAACTTATGAGACGTTTGTTGCTTGTGGAAAGACACATTTTCAGAACGAATTGAAAGGAAAGTTAATATTTTCAGGTGGATTAGGAGGAATGGGAGGGGCTCAACCACTCGCTGCTACCATGGCTGGCGCTACTTTTTTAGGTGTAGATGTAGATGCAGAAAGGATCCAAAAACGTATTGACACCAAATATATAGATAGAATAACTCATAACTATGAAGAAGCAGTTGGATGGTCTTTGGAAGCAAAACAAAAGAAACAAAATATTTCCATAGGATTGGTGGGAAATGCGGTTGATGTATTAAAAAAATTGTTGCAAGATGCTATTATTCCTGATATTGTAACGGATCAGACCTCTGCCCATGATCCTTTATTTGGCTATGTTCCCCATACAATTTCTCTATCAGAGGCAATAGATTTGAGAAAAACAGACCCTAAAAAATACCAGGCACTTGCAATAGAATCTATGACTCAACATGTAAGATTGATGTTACAGATGAAACAAAAAGGGAGTATTGTTTTTGATTATGGAAATAATATTAGACAATACGCTCAAGAAGGGGGAGAAAAGCATGCATTTGATTTTCCGGGGTTTGTTCCTGCTTATATTCGTCCTCTTTTTTGTGAAGGGCAGGGTCCTTTTCGTTGGGTAGCATTATCGGGTGACCCTGAAGATATTTACTGCACAGACGATGCTATAATGAAGGCTTTTCCTGAAAAAAAACATGTAATAGGTTGGTTACAAAATGCCCAGAAAAAAATCAGTTTTCAAGGTCTCCCCGCAAGAATTTGTTGGTTGGGAATGGGAGAAAGAGAAAAAGCAGGACTTATTTTTAATGACTTAGTGAAACAAGGAAAAGTAAAAGCCCCTATAGTTATTGGGAGAGACCACTTGGACTGCGGATCCGTTGCTTCACCAAATAGAGAAACAGAAGCCATGATGGATGGAAGCGATGCGGTATCTGATTGGACGTTGCTCAATCTTATGTCTAATACATCAGGAGGGGCTACTTGGGTAAGTTTTCATCATGGAGGGGGTGTGGGGATAGGATTTTCTCAGCATGCAGGAATGGTCATCTTAGCAGATGGAACAGAAAGAGCAGAAAAATGTATAAAAAATGTTCTTTATAATGACCCCGCTATGGGAATTTTTCGGCATGCGGATGCCGGGTATCCCATTGCAAAAAATATTATGGAATCCCAAAAAATGTTTTAA